From a single Porites lutea chromosome 10, jaPorLute2.1, whole genome shotgun sequence genomic region:
- the LOC140951162 gene encoding uncharacterized protein, producing MATGYQGTEPTSKFCEILRIGRRQNGRRVEPPVVTIYYKYKSGRGGEFEVQGGTLFEEERNGRQRRLMIVTANGLKLGIARNPGGEYEITSHSFWGQIERVDF from the exons ATGGCTACCGGATACCAGGGAACTGAACCCACGTCGAAGTTTTGTGAAATACTTCGCATAGGAAGGCGGCAAAACGGACGACGCGTTGAGCCCCCTGTTGTTACTATATATTACAAATATAAGTCAGGAAGAGGAGGAG AATTTGAAGTCCAAGGAGGGACGCTGTTCGAAGAGGAAAGGAATGGGCGACAGCGCAGACTTATGATTGTTACGGCGAACGGACTAAAGCTTGGTATTGCTCGTAATCCTGGTGGAG aatatgAAATCACCAGTCATTCATTTTGGGGCCAAATAGAACGTGTGGATTTTTAG
- the LOC140950206 gene encoding uncharacterized protein isoform X2 → MASFFAPGEPYYNSSEEVVDISSTYSSGVSSGVTLTYNPSTGFQVRNGRVKNITITVESYNGDTYTVTRLPNGDYQSSGWFTQVSRRR, encoded by the exons ATGGCGTCTTTTTTCGCGCCAGGTGAGCCCTACTACAACAGTTCCGAAGAGGTAGTCGACATAAGCAGTACTTATTCTTCAGGTGTTTCTTCAGGTGTAACCCTCACTTACAACCCTTCTACAG GTTTTCAAGTGCGGAACGGACGAGTAAAGAACATAACAATAACAGTGGAGTCCTATAATGGCGACACTTACACCGTCACGCGTCTTCCAAATGGAG ATTACCAGTCCAGCGGTTGGTTCACACAGGTATCTCGCCGACGGTAA